In a genomic window of Acetomicrobium sp. S15 = DSM 107314:
- a CDS encoding ABC transporter ATP-binding protein gives MISIKDLCVAYHGEKRSVEALRGVSLDVRRGEVVSVVGESGSGKSTLLLALLRLLPYGTSISGQVFLDDKNALGLSDEEFRKLRWHKISLVPQGSMNALTPVITIGSQIAEPMEVHLGINKADAKRKAASLLEEVELPANFSSRYPHQLSGGQRQRAAIAMALACNPNYLLADEPTTALDVIVQAEITKLLLRLVIERDMGLLLVTHDLPLASGLSDRIAVMHDGTIVEQGEPLELIESPRHHHTKVLIAALKKLEVGP, from the coding sequence ATGATTTCAATAAAAGACCTTTGCGTCGCCTATCATGGAGAAAAGCGATCCGTCGAAGCCCTGCGCGGCGTGAGCCTGGATGTTCGCCGAGGCGAAGTTGTCTCCGTCGTGGGGGAATCGGGAAGCGGCAAAAGCACGCTGCTCCTCGCTCTGTTACGCCTCCTTCCCTACGGAACAAGCATCTCCGGGCAAGTTTTTTTAGATGACAAAAACGCTTTAGGATTATCCGATGAGGAATTCCGTAAACTGCGCTGGCACAAGATCTCGCTGGTGCCCCAGGGTTCCATGAACGCTCTCACGCCGGTCATAACGATAGGCTCCCAAATAGCGGAACCCATGGAGGTGCACCTTGGCATCAACAAGGCTGATGCCAAGAGAAAGGCGGCATCGCTGTTGGAAGAAGTCGAACTCCCCGCCAATTTCTCATCCCGCTATCCCCACCAACTCTCAGGAGGGCAAAGACAGCGTGCTGCAATAGCGATGGCCTTGGCCTGTAATCCGAATTATCTCCTGGCGGACGAGCCGACGACCGCTCTGGACGTAATCGTGCAAGCGGAAATCACAAAACTCCTGCTTCGCCTGGTGATAGAAAGAGACATGGGGCTTCTCCTTGTCACGCACGATCTGCCGCTGGCCTCCGGATTGAGCGACAGGATCGCCGTTATGCACGACGGCACAATTGTGGAACAAGGAGAGCCGCTTGAGCTCATAGAGAGCCCACGGCACCACCAC
- a CDS encoding ABC transporter permease, translated as MRLLRRWSFWTLALGIILAAIGPHLFKASPDEAVAPPFVKPIWLAKDAPPSLHLMITKEQLERRFLWEYEPPLRFSLKGAIRFEAPPEVARIMWETPKETIVLYDASKKAGSQIDLDTRDVSFKLALGLSPFQNPILHLFPAPGEYALRLESSEPPNEVSLTLQVPGNRWGLLGTDQRGRDVFHLFVLGIRVSLLVGLSATFIATALGLAFGLSSGYFGGIIDAIIMRAVDVLLSIPTLPIMIVLAGLWGKGLFNLILILSAFSWMSTARTVRSMTLSLREATFVEGLRALGAPSSYILWRHLLPEALPLLLANIALGVPGAVLAEAGLSFLGLSDPRLVSWGRMLHEAHSFGAFTSGAWWLILPPGFGIAGLCLVFLDLGRHLEEILDPRLRRKAL; from the coding sequence ATGAGGTTATTGCGTCGGTGGAGCTTTTGGACCCTGGCGCTCGGCATAATCCTCGCTGCGATCGGACCGCACCTCTTCAAGGCCTCACCGGATGAGGCAGTGGCACCCCCCTTCGTAAAGCCGATCTGGCTCGCCAAGGATGCCCCTCCCAGTCTGCACCTGATGATAACAAAGGAGCAACTCGAAAGGCGTTTCCTTTGGGAATATGAGCCGCCGCTGCGCTTTTCTTTAAAAGGCGCAATACGCTTCGAGGCGCCGCCCGAGGTTGCACGTATCATGTGGGAGACGCCTAAGGAAACGATAGTGCTCTACGACGCCTCTAAAAAGGCAGGAAGCCAGATAGATCTCGACACCAGGGATGTGTCTTTCAAGCTCGCACTTGGGCTTTCTCCCTTTCAAAACCCCATACTTCATCTCTTTCCCGCCCCCGGAGAGTACGCATTGCGCCTCGAGAGCAGCGAACCGCCGAATGAGGTTTCATTGACACTCCAGGTTCCTGGAAACCGATGGGGGCTTTTGGGAACAGACCAGAGAGGGCGTGACGTATTTCACCTCTTCGTATTGGGCATCAGGGTGTCGCTTCTGGTAGGGCTTTCGGCCACGTTTATAGCTACAGCGCTGGGGCTCGCCTTCGGACTTTCGAGCGGTTACTTCGGTGGGATCATCGACGCCATTATAATGAGGGCGGTCGATGTGCTCTTATCCATACCGACCCTTCCCATCATGATAGTGCTGGCCGGATTGTGGGGCAAAGGACTGTTCAACCTCATCTTGATACTTTCAGCCTTCTCATGGATGTCCACCGCTCGCACCGTGAGATCTATGACGTTAAGCCTGAGAGAGGCTACCTTCGTAGAGGGCCTGCGCGCCCTCGGTGCTCCCTCTTCTTATATATTGTGGCGCCATCTCTTGCCGGAAGCGCTGCCATTGCTCCTGGCCAACATCGCTCTGGGAGTACCGGGAGCGGTCTTGGCGGAGGCCGGCCTGTCTTTTTTGGGGCTCTCCGACCCGCGGCTCGTATCGTGGGGAAGAATGCTTCACGAGGCCCACTCATTTGGAGCCTTTACAAGTGGCGCATGGTGGCTCATCCTGCCTCCCGGATTTGGCATAGCAGGGTTGTGTCTCGTCTTTTTAGACCTCGGCCGGCACCTCGAGGAAATTCTGGACCCGCGGCTCAGGAGGAAAGCGTTATGA
- a CDS encoding ABC transporter permease: MKTYWGRRIASSFLVLAVVLILNFFLFRILPGDPVSAIIDPRFSPQAKEELAALFGLDRPMGEQFLLYVKQMLTFNFGVSFLSQRPVWDEIRSRLPNTLILLGSAMAISALLGIYLGVIAAAKRGGLVERLVLWAGAISFSFPSFFIQLVMLLLFAFAVPIFPLRGSISIPPPPPGWPAMIDYIWHMTLPVSSLVILGFGSWALYVRNLMVKVLGEDFIFLARAKGLPQNLILWRHAFRSVLPPIVTIIFLSLPGVVSGAVITETVFSLHGVGRFLLESVTGQDYPAAGAAFFLLALLTVISNLLADLAYGFVDPRIGIERKMER, encoded by the coding sequence TTGAAGACATATTGGGGTCGCAGAATCGCCTCATCGTTTTTGGTCCTCGCCGTCGTGTTGATATTAAACTTCTTTCTCTTCCGCATACTCCCGGGAGACCCGGTGAGCGCGATCATCGACCCTCGCTTTTCTCCCCAGGCCAAGGAGGAGCTGGCTGCCCTCTTCGGCCTGGATCGCCCTATGGGCGAGCAATTTCTGCTCTACGTCAAGCAGATGCTCACGTTTAACTTCGGCGTCTCGTTTTTGAGTCAGAGGCCTGTATGGGATGAAATAAGAAGCCGCCTCCCTAACACGCTCATTCTGCTCGGCTCAGCAATGGCCATTTCAGCCCTGTTGGGGATATACCTCGGTGTGATCGCAGCGGCAAAGCGCGGAGGGCTTGTCGAGAGGTTGGTGCTCTGGGCGGGAGCGATATCCTTTTCCTTTCCCTCCTTTTTTATACAGCTCGTGATGCTCTTGCTTTTCGCCTTTGCCGTACCAATATTTCCTTTGAGGGGAAGTATCTCTATCCCTCCGCCGCCTCCAGGTTGGCCCGCAATGATCGACTACATCTGGCACATGACCCTACCTGTTTCTTCACTCGTCATTTTGGGCTTCGGCTCCTGGGCCTTATACGTCAGAAACCTCATGGTGAAGGTTTTGGGTGAAGATTTTATATTTTTGGCGAGGGCCAAGGGGTTGCCACAAAACTTGATCTTGTGGCGTCACGCCTTTCGCTCCGTATTACCACCCATAGTCACGATAATTTTCCTGTCGCTGCCCGGGGTGGTATCGGGAGCCGTGATAACAGAGACAGTCTTCTCTCTTCACGGCGTGGGGCGATTTCTGCTCGAATCCGTGACGGGACAAGACTACCCAGCCGCAGGCGCCGCCTTCTTTTTATTGGCGTTGCTCACCGTGATCTCTAACCTCCTGGCCGACCTCGCCTACGGCTTCGTCGATCCTCGTATAGGCATTGAGAGGAAGATGGAGCGATGA
- a CDS encoding ABC transporter substrate-binding protein, whose protein sequence is MFAKRFLKSVALVVCSIAIFVTAACGVDVSAIRGPKIEELYLVIIRDPDAQLLALEKGQVDLLSDITRPVDIERLASNKELSLSLAQGFHAFFLGFNIRKAPWNKVELRRAIWQAIPRNQFVRDIFSGYSAPLSTFLPPASPYCAGDLETPPYDLEGARRTLQEAGWRYSNGLLVPPGEDLPLKPMRILSPTAQVAPTTAELAQRVAASLRELGLPIEVEPVDFSTLIARLDEHTFDSYVLAWQLSRDPDSLYAFFHSSMDVKGGYNICGIHDDELDAALEALRWAPDEEDARSAARRAQELLLEKVPMVPIYSRYFVTALRKEWKGAVTTQIATADNLWSLLAMEPEGKMRPFYWCLPEEPRNLNPFTASSAYDWQVLGLIYDALLTSDPETLKDLPWLAKEWKVETVPSGNGQVTCLSFLLRDDVLWQDGKPFTAKDVAATISFLKEHRVPRFWDAVSDVDTAVVKGDYEITITMKNTSYWHLHQIGGLPILPAWQLASLESWQIWQPSRMIHPQKRNLTMLVGTGPFAFSEYRQGEYVRLVRNDLFWLMPR, encoded by the coding sequence ATGTTCGCCAAGCGGTTTCTAAAAAGCGTCGCCCTTGTGGTATGCAGCATTGCGATTTTTGTGACGGCAGCATGCGGGGTGGACGTAAGCGCGATCCGCGGGCCAAAGATAGAAGAGCTATATTTGGTCATCATAAGAGACCCAGACGCTCAACTGCTGGCGCTGGAAAAGGGGCAGGTAGACTTGCTTTCAGACATCACGCGCCCCGTCGACATCGAACGCCTCGCCTCCAACAAAGAGCTTTCTCTTTCTCTCGCTCAAGGCTTTCACGCCTTCTTCTTAGGCTTCAACATCAGGAAGGCCCCCTGGAACAAAGTTGAACTGCGCCGGGCGATATGGCAGGCCATTCCCAGAAATCAATTCGTCAGAGACATATTTTCCGGTTACTCCGCGCCTCTCTCCACGTTTTTGCCGCCAGCTTCACCTTACTGCGCCGGAGATCTCGAAACGCCGCCCTATGATTTGGAAGGTGCCCGCAGGACTTTGCAGGAAGCGGGATGGCGATACAGCAATGGCCTCCTAGTTCCCCCGGGCGAAGATTTGCCGCTTAAACCCATGAGGATCCTCTCCCCCACGGCCCAGGTGGCTCCCACGACGGCCGAGCTGGCACAGCGAGTCGCCGCCTCGTTGAGGGAGTTGGGTTTGCCCATAGAGGTAGAGCCCGTGGATTTTTCCACACTCATAGCCAGACTCGACGAGCATACCTTTGACTCATATGTATTAGCGTGGCAACTGTCTCGCGACCCTGATAGCCTTTACGCCTTCTTTCATTCCTCTATGGATGTAAAAGGCGGCTATAATATCTGCGGCATCCATGACGACGAGTTAGACGCCGCCCTTGAGGCGTTGCGATGGGCTCCAGACGAAGAAGATGCCAGGTCCGCTGCCAGGCGCGCCCAAGAGCTTCTGCTGGAGAAAGTCCCAATGGTTCCCATCTACTCACGCTACTTCGTTACGGCTTTGCGCAAAGAATGGAAAGGGGCCGTAACCACCCAAATTGCTACGGCTGACAACCTTTGGAGCCTGCTTGCCATGGAGCCAGAGGGAAAGATGCGTCCTTTCTATTGGTGCTTGCCGGAAGAACCGCGCAACCTAAACCCGTTCACCGCGAGCTCCGCCTATGATTGGCAAGTCTTGGGCCTTATATACGACGCGCTTTTAACCTCAGACCCAGAGACACTAAAAGATCTACCCTGGCTCGCTAAGGAATGGAAAGTGGAAACCGTTCCCTCAGGCAATGGACAGGTAACATGCCTATCGTTTCTCTTGAGAGACGACGTGCTCTGGCAGGACGGCAAGCCCTTTACAGCCAAAGACGTAGCGGCGACGATCTCATTCTTGAAAGAACACCGCGTGCCGCGCTTCTGGGATGCCGTGAGCGACGTCGACACGGCGGTCGTCAAGGGCGACTATGAAATAACTATCACGATGAAGAATACGAGCTATTGGCACCTCCACCAGATCGGCGGGCTCCCGATCCTCCCGGCGTGGCAGCTCGCCTCATTGGAGAGTTGGCAAATATGGCAACCCAGTAGGATGATCCACCCGCAAAAAAGAAACCTCACCATGTTGGTCGGAACGGGCCCGTTCGCTTTTAGCGAATACCGACAAGGCGAGTATGTCCGTCTGGTCCGAAACGACCTCTTTTGGCTCATGCCGAGGTGA
- a CDS encoding AAA family ATPase → MERKVVCTKFWQIVEILKSLDAHEGVCIIPIGAQGSGKSTLGRRLKVALGDVDVISPDAIRMRLYKKAHPEEERVDYGKVWNWLTETNKHELVRKIAKERFAKNVARFVYIDQMNLTRRGRRPFLLTDRLKVAIYFHLDEETLLERHRRRSDKAAHIPEAAVLVNHRKAEEPTEEEGFDLIINYYVDEHKRPHLSKCYTVKKGVSGVQRSIEILEFAMKMELEARDFYRESGDRVARDDVKRLLSRLAKWEESHHRFLKEQRDRLKSGAGWDASAILLDVSEARDILERPWKGRGVEPPLSEEASDFSVIRMALGMETDFRNFYLKAAANTDDPDGKAVLAKLADWEGEHQKIIDEQYRQLHQDFMAQMGFAPF, encoded by the coding sequence GTGGAACGCAAAGTCGTATGCACCAAATTCTGGCAGATTGTGGAGATCTTGAAAAGCCTCGATGCGCATGAAGGCGTGTGCATAATCCCTATAGGCGCTCAAGGGTCCGGTAAGAGCACACTTGGGCGGAGGCTCAAAGTCGCCTTGGGCGATGTCGATGTGATATCGCCCGATGCCATACGTATGAGGCTGTATAAGAAAGCCCATCCCGAAGAAGAGCGGGTTGACTACGGAAAAGTCTGGAATTGGCTGACTGAGACGAACAAACACGAACTGGTGAGGAAGATAGCCAAGGAGAGGTTCGCAAAGAATGTCGCCCGCTTCGTATATATAGATCAAATGAACCTGACGCGCAGAGGCCGTCGCCCCTTCCTTTTGACCGACAGACTCAAGGTTGCCATATACTTTCATCTCGATGAAGAGACCTTGCTCGAGCGGCACAGGCGGCGTTCTGACAAAGCAGCTCATATACCGGAGGCGGCCGTTTTAGTCAATCACAGGAAGGCGGAAGAACCGACAGAAGAGGAAGGCTTTGACCTCATCATCAATTATTACGTGGACGAGCACAAAAGGCCTCATCTCTCGAAGTGTTATACTGTCAAAAAGGGGGTGTCAGGCGTGCAAAGGTCTATTGAGATTCTGGAGTTCGCCATGAAGATGGAACTTGAGGCCAGAGACTTCTACAGAGAGAGCGGAGATAGGGTGGCGAGAGACGATGTGAAGCGCCTCCTCTCCCGCTTGGCAAAATGGGAGGAATCTCACCATCGCTTCTTAAAAGAACAGAGAGATCGCCTAAAAAGCGGCGCAGGGTGGGATGCCAGTGCCATTCTTTTGGACGTGAGTGAGGCCCGAGATATCTTAGAGCGGCCGTGGAAGGGTAGGGGAGTCGAACCGCCTCTGAGCGAGGAGGCCTCGGATTTCAGCGTAATCCGCATGGCTTTGGGGATGGAGACCGACTTTCGAAATTTCTATCTGAAAGCGGCTGCCAACACCGATGATCCGGATGGTAAAGCGGTCTTGGCGAAACTCGCCGATTGGGAGGGCGAACATCAAAAGATCATTGACG